Proteins encoded within one genomic window of Candidatus Desulfarcum epimagneticum:
- a CDS encoding DNA-binding protein, with amino-acid sequence MNINDEERRSELVRYWWSKAEESLTSARREFGAESYSIAMNRLYYSVFYGVCAALFERGQSFRKHTGVRAAFHREFIRTGLLEVRDGKLYDQLFEDRQEGDYVAFVSFESEYAEHQLNRCAEFLANLRPLISLLSE; translated from the coding sequence ATGAATATCAATGATGAGGAACGACGCTCCGAACTTGTCCGATACTGGTGGTCGAAGGCGGAGGAGAGTCTGACCTCCGCAAGGCGGGAATTCGGGGCGGAATCATACAGCATCGCCATGAACCGTCTTTATTACTCTGTATTCTACGGCGTATGCGCCGCTCTGTTTGAACGGGGCCAGTCTTTCAGAAAACATACGGGAGTCCGAGCCGCATTTCACCGGGAATTCATCAGAACCGGTCTGCTTGAGGTGAGGGACGGAAAGCTTTATGATCAGCTCTTTGAGGACAGACAGGAGGGAGACTATGTCGCCTTTGTCTCGTTTGAGTCGGAGTATGCGGAGCATCAGCTTAATCGGTGCGCCGAATTTCTTGCCAATCTCCGTCCCCTGATCTCACTGCTTTCTGAATGA
- a CDS encoding Nucleotidyltransferase domain protein translates to MKKTDKIFSMSENSQALKELKSRLLNTFGIEKIILYGSVARAEADSESDSDLLILTDHPMRRFERHRITDAIFEVNLRHGTNFSSLVIDRASWEAGPISVLPIREEIRRDGVII, encoded by the coding sequence ATGAAAAAAACAGACAAAATTTTTTCTATGTCAGAGAATTCTCAGGCTCTGAAAGAGCTGAAAAGCAGACTGCTGAATACCTTCGGCATTGAGAAAATAATACTGTACGGCTCGGTTGCGCGGGCGGAGGCTGACAGTGAGTCCGATTCCGACCTTCTCATTCTCACTGATCACCCCATGAGACGATTTGAGAGGCACAGGATCACAGATGCGATTTTTGAAGTCAATCTGCGGCACGGCACGAACTTCAGCTCTCTTGTGATTGACCGGGCCTCATGGGAAGCCGGGCCGATCTCGGTTCTGCCGATCCGGGAGGAAATCCGGAGAGACGGAGTCATCATATGA
- the phr gene encoding Deoxyribodipyrimidine photo-lyase, with protein sequence MSESPFDPERVRRLNDKPAGDGDFVLLWMQQSQRAEWSHALEYAVWRSNETRKPLLALFALTDRFPEANLRHFAFMIEGVADAAAGLEKRGIKMVMGTGDPSDIVLETAKNASEVVCDMGYLRIQRRWRRRLARRCPCALTQVESDAIVPVETVSDKAEYAARTIRPRISRLLDHFLKPVRKVPVRFPSLSLQTPAALMPMTDISNPRALLKNLDIDASIPPADPFFTGGFSQAQKRFNAFLKNRIQRHSQNSNQPQTDDTSGMGPYLHFGHVSPLWMAWRVKRAKLPETVKEDFLEQLIVRRELSINFVWRAPDYDSFSCLPPWARKTLIEHAWDPRPFVYSRDELDAAQTHDPYWNAAMDEMKTTGYMHNYMRMYWGKKILEWTQDPETAFDTVLWLNNRYFLDGRDPNSFAGAAWIFGKHDRAWKEREIFGKVRYMNAAGLERKCDIKAYVAKVERLKKKRRAFDKKTSGKKPRPG encoded by the coding sequence ATGTCTGAAAGTCCATTTGATCCCGAGCGCGTCCGGCGCCTCAACGACAAGCCCGCAGGCGACGGCGACTTCGTTCTTTTGTGGATGCAGCAGTCCCAGCGCGCCGAGTGGAGCCACGCCCTGGAATACGCCGTGTGGCGCTCCAATGAGACCCGAAAGCCCCTTCTGGCGCTTTTCGCCCTCACGGACCGCTTCCCCGAGGCCAACCTCAGGCATTTCGCCTTCATGATCGAAGGCGTGGCCGACGCCGCCGCCGGCCTTGAAAAACGGGGGATCAAAATGGTCATGGGAACGGGCGATCCCTCGGATATCGTTTTGGAAACGGCGAAAAACGCCTCCGAGGTCGTGTGCGACATGGGCTATCTCCGGATTCAGCGCCGGTGGCGCCGCCGGCTGGCCCGGCGATGCCCATGCGCCCTCACCCAGGTGGAAAGCGACGCGATCGTTCCGGTGGAGACGGTGTCGGACAAGGCCGAATACGCGGCCCGGACCATCCGGCCCAGGATTTCCCGCCTTTTGGACCATTTCTTAAAGCCGGTTCGGAAAGTTCCGGTCCGTTTTCCCTCCCTGTCCCTTCAGACGCCGGCCGCGCTCATGCCCATGACCGACATCTCCAATCCCCGCGCCCTTTTAAAAAATCTGGACATCGACGCCTCAATCCCCCCGGCGGACCCTTTTTTCACCGGCGGGTTTTCCCAGGCCCAAAAAAGATTCAACGCGTTTTTAAAAAACCGGATCCAACGCCACAGCCAAAACAGCAATCAGCCCCAGACCGACGACACGTCCGGCATGGGACCCTATCTGCATTTCGGGCACGTCTCCCCCCTGTGGATGGCCTGGCGGGTCAAACGCGCGAAACTGCCCGAGACCGTCAAAGAGGATTTTCTCGAGCAGCTCATTGTCCGCCGGGAGCTGTCCATCAATTTTGTGTGGCGCGCCCCGGACTACGATTCCTTCTCCTGCCTTCCCCCATGGGCCCGAAAGACCCTGATTGAGCACGCCTGGGACCCCAGGCCGTTTGTGTATTCCCGGGATGAGCTGGACGCCGCCCAGACCCACGACCCCTACTGGAACGCGGCCATGGACGAGATGAAAACGACCGGTTACATGCACAATTACATGCGCATGTACTGGGGGAAAAAAATTCTGGAATGGACCCAGGACCCGGAAACGGCCTTTGACACGGTTCTTTGGCTCAACAACCGGTATTTCCTGGACGGCCGGGACCCCAACTCATTCGCCGGGGCCGCCTGGATCTTTGGCAAGCACGACCGGGCCTGGAAGGAGCGCGAGATTTTCGGAAAGGTCCGCTACATGAACGCGGCGGGCCTGGAGCGAAAATGCGACATCAAAGCCTACGTGGCCAAAGTTGAGCGGCTTAAAAAAAAGCGGCGCGCTTTTGATAAAAAGACGAGTGGAAAAAAACCGCGGCCCGGATAA
- a CDS encoding conserved hypothetical protein (Evidence 4 : Unknown function but conserved in other organisms): MKQGNEQDRGKENQDPQIKKIKIGVSACLMGQNVRYNGGHTRDPYLIQTLGRFMDYVPVCPETECGMPVPREAMRLTGDPENPSLTTIKTKKDMTAQMKAWAEKRLDGLEKEDLCGFIFKSKSPSSGLFRVRVYNDKGMPSMNGTGIWAGMFVKRFPLLPAEEEGRLHDPVLRENFIERVFVFKRWRELIQEGKTPGGLVDFHTRHKMLFLAHSPQVYREMGKLVAAPRKDDMDAWFDDYARLLTRAMLLKSTVAKNVNVLQHMMGYFKKELSADEKQELLEVLENYKKRRTPLIAPITLVKHYARKYREPYLGAQVYLNPHPVELGLRNHV, encoded by the coding sequence ATGAAACAGGGAAATGAGCAGGACCGGGGCAAAGAAAATCAGGACCCCCAAATTAAAAAGATCAAAATCGGCGTCAGCGCCTGTCTGATGGGCCAAAATGTCCGATACAACGGGGGCCACACCCGGGACCCCTACCTGATCCAGACCCTGGGCCGCTTTATGGACTATGTGCCGGTGTGCCCCGAGACCGAGTGCGGCATGCCCGTTCCCCGGGAGGCCATGCGCCTGACCGGGGACCCCGAAAACCCGTCTTTGACCACCATCAAAACCAAAAAAGACATGACCGCCCAGATGAAAGCCTGGGCTGAAAAACGCCTGGACGGGCTTGAAAAAGAGGACCTTTGCGGGTTCATATTCAAAAGCAAGTCCCCCTCCAGCGGGCTGTTCCGGGTCCGGGTGTACAACGACAAGGGAATGCCCTCCATGAACGGAACCGGCATATGGGCCGGGATGTTCGTCAAGCGCTTTCCCCTTCTGCCCGCCGAGGAGGAAGGACGGCTCCACGACCCGGTCCTTCGGGAAAACTTCATCGAGCGGGTCTTTGTGTTCAAACGCTGGCGTGAGCTGATCCAGGAGGGCAAAACCCCCGGGGGCCTGGTGGATTTTCACACCCGGCATAAAATGCTTTTTCTGGCCCACAGCCCCCAGGTTTACCGGGAAATGGGAAAACTCGTGGCCGCGCCCCGAAAAGACGACATGGACGCATGGTTTGACGACTACGCCCGGCTTTTGACCCGGGCCATGCTGCTCAAATCCACGGTGGCCAAAAACGTCAATGTCCTTCAGCACATGATGGGGTATTTTAAAAAAGAACTCTCGGCCGATGAGAAACAGGAGCTTTTAGAGGTCCTCGAAAACTACAAAAAACGCCGGACGCCTTTGATCGCGCCCATCACCCTGGTGAAACATTACGCCCGGAAATACCGGGAGCCTTATTTGGGCGCCCAGGTTTATTTGAATCCGCATCCGGTGGAGCTGGGCCTGAGAAATCATGTCTGA
- a CDS encoding conserved exported hypothetical protein (Evidence 4 : Unknown function but conserved in other organisms), producing the protein MRFFKTAFFKHIRVLIALCAMAPGLSACLSPDKKSFSEAEWSQKVEETGVHDLYAPHLKDGRFFSPWMKAGDKSFWDVLFWKITAQKNYTPTQEAFLPRVLENTAERIARTRGDFILWIGHNTFLIRIGATWWLTDPIFSKRALVPPRETPPALTLEAFNELAREVEDIRVVISHNHYDHLDAPTLKKLPRHCRFYTPLGLGDYIRDMGQSRVTEMDWWEEIDLGNGSRLICLPAQHWSLRIGMKRNASLWASFLLITPQTTLYFGGDSGYFKGFREIGRKYPAIDYAFMAVTAYHPRWFMHVHHMNVPEAAKAFDELGARFFIPTQWGTFRLGNEPAGYPGLDLRRHIDKNREDPSRFKIMDIGRIIPIQKGHSHSKKTFPFKKTIKRRESS; encoded by the coding sequence ATGAGGTTTTTCAAAACAGCCTTTTTCAAACACATACGGGTCTTAATCGCGCTGTGCGCCATGGCGCCAGGCCTTTCGGCCTGCCTGTCTCCGGACAAAAAAAGCTTTTCCGAGGCCGAATGGTCCCAAAAGGTGGAGGAAACCGGGGTCCATGACCTGTACGCGCCCCATTTGAAAGACGGACGGTTTTTTTCCCCGTGGATGAAAGCCGGGGACAAGAGTTTTTGGGACGTGCTTTTCTGGAAGATCACGGCCCAAAAAAACTACACCCCGACACAAGAGGCGTTTTTGCCCCGGGTTCTTGAGAACACGGCCGAACGGATCGCCCGGACCCGGGGGGATTTCATCCTGTGGATCGGCCACAACACCTTTTTGATCCGAATCGGGGCCACGTGGTGGCTCACCGACCCCATTTTTTCCAAACGCGCCCTTGTCCCGCCCCGGGAAACCCCGCCGGCCCTGACCCTGGAGGCGTTCAATGAGCTGGCCCGGGAGGTCGAAGACATCCGCGTCGTCATCTCCCACAACCACTACGACCACCTGGACGCGCCCACCCTCAAAAAACTGCCCCGCCACTGCCGATTCTACACGCCCCTGGGTCTCGGGGACTATATCCGGGACATGGGCCAATCCCGCGTGACGGAGATGGACTGGTGGGAGGAAATCGATCTCGGAAACGGCTCCAGGCTCATCTGCCTGCCGGCCCAGCACTGGTCCCTTCGAATCGGCATGAAAAGAAACGCCTCGCTTTGGGCCTCCTTTCTGCTCATCACCCCCCAGACCACCCTTTATTTCGGGGGCGACTCGGGATATTTCAAGGGATTTCGGGAGATCGGCCGAAAATACCCGGCCATCGACTACGCCTTTATGGCCGTGACCGCCTACCATCCCCGGTGGTTCATGCATGTCCATCACATGAATGTCCCGGAGGCGGCCAAAGCCTTTGACGAGCTGGGCGCCCGTTTTTTCATCCCCACCCAGTGGGGAACCTTTCGCCTGGGAAACGAGCCCGCCGGCTACCCGGGTCTGGATCTGCGGCGCCATATCGACAAAAACCGCGAGGATCCCTCCCGGTTTAAAATCATGGACATCGGCCGGATTATCCCCATTCAAAAGGGCCATTCCCATTCAAAAAAAACATTCCCGTTCAAAAAAACCATCAAACGGAGAGAATCCTCATGA
- a CDS encoding Pyruvate, water dikinase, protein MKTLLTLNDAETRDRNITGGKTAALAALYQEGIRVPETFCVPARVYGDFLSRTRLKEAISFEIHKKPIGRMRWEEIWDVSLRIRNLFLTTPMPRDMEQSLTHDLERLCGRRPMAVRSSSPGEDGEKNSFAGAHESFLNVASAADILKHIKLVWASLYSDAALMYRKEMGLEIGKSAMAVIVQELIPSDRAGIFFSLNPSDSSRSVIESVYGLNQGLVDGDIDPDRWVIRRASGKILSHARPARTRRAAPGPEGVRIETLPESLQEKPPLDEQEVRRIWETGMKIEKIFDRPQDVEWAMKKDRLTILQARPITSSGFKDTDDKRVWYLSLHRSHENLKDLREKIENRLIPKMIRIARRLEKIRPEQMPAARLAKEIRNRQKIYDHWVKIYWDEFIPFAHSVRLFGQIYNDAVRPDDPYEFMTLLERTGLKSMERNRMLEEMADLIRNDPALKTRLEAGEAPEGGHAFSSLLSGFVSEFGDLACQTGGAGECHHGNDAVIRILLEFSKTSPAGPGKDDRAAALKENYINAFPLEKRAFAKDILDLGRAGHRLRDDDNIHLGLIETRLFEAVREGRARLENPDPHDPGLEVLKSLPALSEKDRSDKAPSDQDPAKPKPASRASSPKSRLQVRQIAGNPAGPGLARGPARVIAAPGDLLEFKRGEVLVCEGVDPNMTFVIPLAAAVVEERGGMLIHGAIIARERGLPCVTGALDAASLIQTGDRVTVDGYLGIVTRDHRRTGK, encoded by the coding sequence ATGAAAACCCTTTTAACCTTAAACGACGCCGAGACCCGGGACCGAAACATCACGGGCGGAAAAACCGCGGCCCTGGCCGCGCTTTACCAGGAAGGGATCCGGGTTCCTGAGACCTTTTGCGTCCCGGCCCGGGTCTATGGGGATTTTTTGTCCCGGACCCGGCTCAAAGAGGCCATCTCCTTTGAAATCCATAAAAAACCCATTGGGCGTATGCGCTGGGAGGAAATCTGGGATGTGTCCCTTCGAATCCGAAATCTTTTTTTGACCACGCCCATGCCCCGGGACATGGAGCAAAGCCTGACCCATGACCTGGAGCGCCTGTGCGGGCGTCGCCCCATGGCCGTTCGCTCCTCCTCGCCCGGGGAGGACGGCGAAAAAAACTCCTTCGCCGGGGCCCACGAGTCTTTTTTAAATGTCGCCAGCGCCGCCGACATTCTCAAACACATCAAACTGGTTTGGGCGTCGCTGTATTCGGACGCGGCCCTGATGTATCGAAAAGAGATGGGGCTTGAGATCGGGAAAAGCGCCATGGCCGTCATCGTCCAGGAGCTGATTCCGTCGGACCGGGCCGGGATTTTTTTCAGCCTCAACCCGTCGGATTCCAGCCGGTCGGTCATCGAGTCCGTTTACGGCCTCAACCAGGGGCTGGTGGACGGCGACATCGACCCGGACCGGTGGGTCATCCGCCGGGCGTCGGGAAAAATTCTTTCCCACGCCCGGCCCGCCCGAACCCGGCGCGCCGCGCCCGGCCCCGAAGGGGTCCGGATCGAGACCCTGCCCGAATCCCTTCAGGAAAAGCCCCCGTTAGACGAACAGGAGGTCCGCCGGATATGGGAAACCGGCATGAAAATCGAAAAAATTTTCGACCGGCCCCAGGACGTGGAGTGGGCCATGAAAAAAGACCGCCTGACGATTCTCCAGGCCCGGCCCATCACCAGCTCCGGTTTCAAGGACACGGACGACAAGCGCGTCTGGTATTTAAGCCTTCACCGCAGCCACGAAAACCTGAAAGATCTTCGGGAAAAAATCGAAAACCGCCTCATCCCCAAAATGATCCGGATCGCCAGGCGCCTGGAAAAAATCCGGCCGGAACAGATGCCCGCCGCCCGCTTGGCCAAAGAAATCCGAAACCGCCAGAAAATTTACGACCACTGGGTCAAAATCTATTGGGACGAGTTCATCCCCTTCGCCCACAGCGTCCGCCTCTTCGGCCAGATCTACAATGACGCCGTCCGGCCCGATGACCCGTATGAGTTCATGACCCTGCTTGAAAGAACCGGCCTTAAAAGCATGGAGCGAAACCGCATGCTGGAGGAAATGGCGGACCTGATCCGAAATGACCCGGCCTTAAAGACCCGTCTCGAGGCCGGGGAGGCGCCCGAAGGCGGCCACGCGTTTTCCTCCCTTTTAAGCGGGTTTGTGTCGGAATTCGGGGACCTGGCCTGTCAGACCGGCGGCGCCGGGGAATGCCACCACGGAAACGACGCCGTGATCCGAATTTTGCTGGAATTTTCAAAGACATCTCCCGCCGGCCCCGGGAAAGACGACCGGGCCGCCGCGCTCAAAGAAAACTACATAAACGCCTTTCCTTTGGAAAAGCGGGCATTCGCCAAAGACATCCTGGATTTGGGCCGGGCCGGCCACCGGCTTCGGGACGACGACAACATTCACCTGGGGCTCATCGAAACCCGCCTGTTTGAGGCGGTCCGGGAAGGCCGGGCCCGGCTCGAAAACCCGGACCCCCATGACCCGGGTCTGGAGGTTCTGAAATCCCTTCCGGCGCTGTCTGAAAAAGACCGATCCGATAAAGCCCCGTCCGATCAAGACCCGGCCAAACCGAAACCGGCGTCCAGGGCCTCTTCCCCCAAAAGCCGTCTCCAGGTTCGTCAGATCGCCGGGAACCCGGCCGGGCCGGGGCTGGCGCGGGGCCCGGCCCGGGTCATCGCGGCCCCCGGGGATCTTCTGGAGTTTAAGCGGGGCGAGGTTCTGGTGTGCGAAGGGGTGGACCCCAACATGACCTTTGTCATTCCCCTGGCCGCCGCCGTGGTGGAGGAGCGGGGGGGCATGCTCATCCACGGCGCCATCATCGCCCGGGAGCGCGGCCTGCCCTGCGTGACCGGGGCGCTGGACGCCGCCTCGCTCATCCAGACCGGGGATCGCGTGACCGTGGACGGATACCTGGGAATCGTCACCCGGGACCACAGGAGGACGGGAAAATGA
- a CDS encoding Pyridoxamine 5'-phosphate oxidase, translated as MSDTRKDALRQIRDLFDSQTLSVLSTQDQGRPYASLMAFAATPDLRRMIFITSASTRKYGNLVSSPDVAMLVTDSRNRPDDIYSAISVTATGAASTLSGKERRALVDLYLKKCPHMKDFARSPNAAAVCVDVETYILVARFQNVVEIRMEP; from the coding sequence ATGAGCGACACGCGAAAAGACGCGCTGAGACAAATCCGGGATCTTTTTGACTCCCAGACGCTGTCGGTTCTCTCCACCCAGGACCAGGGCCGGCCCTACGCCAGCCTGATGGCCTTCGCCGCCACCCCGGACCTTCGACGCATGATTTTTATCACCTCCGCGTCCACCCGGAAATACGGCAACCTGGTCTCGTCCCCGGACGTGGCCATGCTGGTGACCGACAGCCGAAACCGGCCCGACGACATTTACAGCGCCATCTCCGTCACCGCCACCGGCGCGGCCTCCACCCTGTCCGGAAAGGAGCGCCGGGCGCTGGTGGATCTGTATCTGAAAAAATGCCCCCACATGAAAGATTTCGCCCGGTCCCCGAACGCCGCCGCCGTATGCGTGGATGTGGAGACTTATATACTGGTGGCCCGGTTTCAAAATGTGGTGGAAATAAGGATGGAGCCATGA
- a CDS encoding conserved hypothetical protein (Evidence 4 : Unknown function but conserved in other organisms), translated as MAKKNDSGQKPVLVSGATGYLAGRLIPLLLESGRRVRAMGRFSEKMADRPWASHPNLETARADIRDFASLEKAMKGCGAVFHLVHSMSLTRNRLKKDRVAARHMARAAARVGAERIIYLGGLGDVSGKRAGAHLRSRHEAGDILRQGPVPATLLRAAMILGSGGAAFEIIQFLAERRKTIPVPGWADAPLQPISIANVLFYLKECLDHPETAGRAFDIGGPDRTTFRDLIGIFADAAGLPRPRMVRVPFLPPWLWALFIHLSTPVPAVMARPILEGLAVPAVCRERDIQKLIPQRLIGCREAMDRALDKIRKQEVETRWADAGRMNRPQWLDAPSSGRAEFQCGYRADLKGDPLSLWRAAAGLGGETGYYAGDVLWKIRGLMDLLAGGFGLGRGRRSPSALHAGDALDFWRVLESSPPSRIVLLAEMKVPGEAVLEIDIKPVRSRRLRLSLLARFAPRGAAGAAYWFALYPFHQYLFTNMIKGMARAAGLEMVSRPRKFAPKPGRTTPRRPGPKPHPSMRR; from the coding sequence TTGGCCAAAAAAAACGACAGCGGACAAAAACCCGTTCTGGTCTCCGGAGCCACGGGATATCTGGCGGGCCGCCTGATTCCCCTGCTGTTGGAATCAGGCCGCCGGGTCCGGGCCATGGGGCGCTTTTCGGAGAAAATGGCCGACCGCCCCTGGGCCTCCCATCCGAACCTGGAGACGGCGAGGGCCGATATTCGGGATTTCGCGTCTCTGGAAAAGGCCATGAAAGGCTGCGGGGCCGTTTTTCACCTGGTCCATTCCATGTCTTTGACCCGAAACCGCCTTAAAAAAGACCGCGTCGCGGCCCGCCACATGGCCCGGGCCGCGGCCCGGGTCGGGGCGGAGAGAATCATTTACTTAGGGGGCCTGGGCGATGTGTCCGGAAAACGGGCCGGGGCCCATCTGCGGTCCCGGCATGAGGCCGGGGACATTCTCAGGCAGGGGCCTGTTCCGGCCACCCTTCTTCGCGCCGCCATGATCCTGGGGTCCGGGGGCGCCGCTTTTGAGATCATCCAATTCCTGGCCGAGCGGCGAAAAACGATCCCGGTCCCCGGGTGGGCCGACGCCCCGCTTCAGCCCATATCCATCGCCAACGTTCTGTTTTACTTAAAAGAATGCCTGGACCATCCCGAAACCGCCGGAAGGGCCTTTGACATCGGGGGGCCGGACCGGACCACCTTCCGGGACCTGATCGGGATTTTCGCCGACGCGGCGGGCCTGCCCCGGCCCCGCATGGTCCGCGTCCCCTTTTTGCCCCCTTGGCTTTGGGCGCTTTTTATTCATCTTTCCACCCCGGTTCCCGCCGTCATGGCCCGCCCCATACTGGAAGGGCTGGCCGTTCCCGCCGTTTGCCGGGAGCGCGACATCCAAAAGCTGATTCCCCAAAGACTCATCGGCTGCCGGGAAGCCATGGACCGGGCGCTGGATAAAATCCGAAAACAGGAGGTGGAAACCCGGTGGGCGGACGCCGGGCGGATGAATCGCCCCCAATGGCTCGACGCCCCATCTTCAGGCCGGGCCGAGTTCCAATGCGGATACCGGGCGGACCTGAAGGGAGACCCCCTGTCTTTGTGGCGCGCCGCGGCCGGCCTGGGGGGAGAGACCGGATACTACGCCGGGGACGTTTTGTGGAAAATCCGGGGGCTCATGGACCTTCTGGCCGGGGGGTTCGGCCTGGGCAGGGGAAGACGCTCACCCAGCGCCCTTCACGCGGGCGACGCGCTGGATTTCTGGCGGGTTTTGGAATCCAGTCCCCCTTCCCGGATCGTTCTTCTGGCTGAAATGAAAGTCCCGGGGGAGGCCGTTTTGGAAATCGACATCAAACCCGTCCGCTCCCGGCGGCTTCGTTTGTCTCTTCTGGCCCGTTTCGCGCCCCGGGGAGCGGCGGGCGCGGCCTACTGGTTCGCCCTGTATCCTTTCCATCAGTATCTGTTCACGAACATGATCAAGGGCATGGCCCGGGCCGCCGGCCTTGAGATGGTCTCAAGACCCCGGAAATTCGCCCCCAAACCCGGCCGGACGACCCCGCGTCGGCCCGGCCCGAAACCCCATCCATCCATGAGGCGTTAA
- a CDS encoding conserved membrane hypothetical protein (Evidence 4 : Unknown function but conserved in other organisms) has protein sequence MDILLLSLERSLSLTFRMGSVMFVSLFGIEMLMQMGMMKYLKPIGAPVARVAGLPAEAAVSFLTAVGSMIAAHAMSAQFRDDGKLSDRQVILSGVLNTVPFHFREILTYQLPVALPLLGPALFGVYVSAFALAGVLKLALVVAWGRLGPSPGRFSDQAFENKVCDPGDVDCLNRSAWRLAQDAWRARKKMFIRMMTLMAAVTFAVQILMNTGALGWFETLIGPMTSLLGLPAAVVGPLAAYALSPTAGIAYMSNLLGGQGVTPYQAIFALMAGGLIMIPVTRLRRTLPRYISIFGFKNGSAICGLTMSLSMLSRVLVMAGVWLFFPR, from the coding sequence ATGGACATTCTTCTCTTATCCCTTGAGCGCTCCCTGTCTTTGACCTTTCGCATGGGATCGGTCATGTTTGTGAGCCTTTTCGGCATTGAAATGCTCATGCAGATGGGCATGATGAAATATTTGAAGCCCATCGGGGCCCCGGTGGCCCGGGTCGCCGGCCTTCCCGCCGAGGCCGCCGTGAGCTTTCTGACCGCCGTGGGCTCCATGATCGCGGCCCACGCCATGTCGGCCCAATTCCGCGACGACGGAAAACTCTCGGACCGCCAGGTGATTCTTTCAGGCGTTTTGAACACGGTCCCCTTTCACTTCCGGGAAATCCTCACCTACCAGCTTCCCGTGGCGCTGCCCCTTCTGGGGCCGGCTTTGTTCGGGGTGTATGTGTCGGCCTTTGCCCTGGCCGGTGTCCTGAAGCTGGCGCTGGTGGTGGCGTGGGGACGGCTTGGCCCTTCCCCGGGGAGATTTTCGGACCAGGCGTTTGAAAACAAGGTCTGCGATCCCGGGGATGTGGACTGCCTCAACCGGTCGGCGTGGCGCCTGGCCCAAGACGCCTGGAGGGCCCGAAAAAAAATGTTCATCCGCATGATGACCCTCATGGCCGCCGTGACCTTTGCCGTCCAGATACTCATGAACACCGGGGCCCTGGGATGGTTCGAGACCCTCATCGGGCCGATGACCTCCCTGCTCGGCCTTCCGGCCGCCGTGGTGGGCCCCCTGGCCGCCTACGCCCTGAGCCCCACCGCCGGGATCGCCTACATGTCCAACCTGCTGGGGGGCCAGGGCGTGACGCCCTACCAGGCCATTTTCGCCCTGATGGCCGGCGGCCTGATCATGATCCCCGTCACCCGGCTCAGGCGCACCCTGCCCCGCTACATCTCCATTTTTGGTTTCAAAAACGGGTCCGCCATCTGCGGCCTGACCATGTCGCTGAGCATGCTCTCCCGGGTCCTGGTCATGGCCGGGGTCTGGCTTTTTTTCCCCCGTTGA